The Aspergillus fumigatus Af293 chromosome 3, whole genome shotgun sequence region AGAAGGTCAACCGCCCGGCCGAGGGAGGCTTTCAGCTCTACACGGTCATGCGACAGCACATGCTGGCGCCGACTCCAGCGCACATCACCGACGAACAGGCCTGTGTCCTGGGACTGGGTCTCTTGACGGCGGCGTGGGGTCTCTTCCATCCGAACTATCTGGGCCTCGACATGCCCCAGGTCCCAGCGCCCACGGGCGTAGTGGGCAAGTCGGGCCTGCCGCGCGCTGTTATTATTACTGGCGGCGCGTCGAGTGTGGGCAGCAACGCCGTGCAGTTGGCCGTGTCCGCCGGCTACCAAGTCCTGTCTACCTCGTCTCCAAAGAACTTCGAGTATGTCAAGGGTCTCGGCGCAACCCAGGTCTTCGACTACAGGAGCAGAACGTTGTCTAAGGACCTCCTGGCCGCTCTACGGGGCCACGAACTGGTCGGCGCCCTCACGATTGGGCGCGGGGCCGTCGAGGCATGCACCGCCGTGATGAAGCATCATGATGTCCGCCTCACGCGGAAGCGCATCGCCGTGGCCGGCGCCATAATCCCTGCCGAGAAGCTCACGACCTTTGTCGGCAAAGGCACGTACTTGATGGGGATGGTGGGGGGCATGATCAAGTCGAATGCGAGGCGCCGTCGGACCGGGGTCGAAGCCAAAttcatcctcctcgatgGCCTAGTTGACCCGGAGAGTATCGTGGCTCGCATCTACCGGGAGTTTCTGCCACTAGCGCTTGAGCGGCACCAGTTTGTGCCAGCGCCTCCCACGCATGTCGTGGGCAAGGGACTGAACAAGATTCAAGATGCTCTGGAGCTCCAGAGGATGGGCGTCTCGGGGAAGAAGCTTGTCGTAACGTTGTAATCGAGGGAATTTTATAGGGCGCAGACAAGATATCGTTGTTGTATTTATTTCGTATACCCGATTCCTGCGCTTTCTGCTATGCTATCGAAGTCCCTTGTCTTGTTGGTATATCTGGCTGCAGGGTGTGAGCGCCGAAAAATTACCGCAGCTAAGACTATGTGTAGTGTAATTCCCTTCGCCAGGTGAGCAAATCCTTGCATTAAGTGACATGAAAAGTAATATAAAGATCTAACTGACTTAGGGAACACCGCATGGACAGCACAGCAAGAATCCGTATACTCAAATAATGACTGGTAACACAGCAGGGGAATGTTTATACGAAGATTAATGACGTGCAGCCTTCTCTAAGCCATTGCGGGCACAACTCTGCTCGTCTCAGCCAACTCTTGATCACCACCGTCAGCGGACTCGCTGCCAATAACCTGAAGATCCTTGACCTTGCGAATGTCCTTCCATCCGAGTCCCGGAGCAAAGACCAAGACGGCGAGGCTGACCGCCAGACCGAGGTACATGACGCGGTCGATGCTTTTAGCGTAGGCCTCAAGCACAGCAGCCAGCGGCGAGCCAGACACCAAGTCCCGGATGGAGCGGACTCCCGCAGCGACGATGGCGTCTGGCGCGAGGCCGATCTCTGCCACGCGCTCCTGAAGCTGATGACGAAGGCTGTTGCTGAAAATGGCGTTTGCCGCGATGAGAGAGGTCGCCGCCCCGATGTTTTGCCAGAAAATGATAATCGCCATGGCCTGAGGGATCTGCGCTGGGGACACGAGGTTCTGGATAGCGATGTAGGGAGCTGCCGTCGTGCAGCCACTTGCAACACCGTAGAGAATCTGGTAGCCGATCCATTTGGCAACCGAGGTCGTAGGGCTGAGGGTCGACAGGAGCCCGTAGCCCACCGCGGAGATGGCACCGCCGGCaaggagaaagggaagatAGTAGCCCAAAATGGAGATGAGGGCGCCAGAGACCACGGTGAAGAGAACCAGGCCGAGCGTGATCGGAAGCATGTGCACGCCGCTCATCAAGGGCGAGTCGTCGCGGATTGCCTGGAAGTAAATGGCAATGTAGAAATCCGCCACGAGGACGCTCGACAGGGTGAAGAACATGGTCATGGCGGTCGACCAGATGACGCGGTGTTTGACCATGGCAAACGGCACCATGGCCTTGTCTCCTCGACGATGCTCCCAGACCAGAAAGAGGCCGAAGGTGACGGCAGCGCCGACTAGCAAGCCGATTACCACGGAACTGTTCCAAGGGTGTTGGTTCCCGCCAAACTGAAGCCCCAAGAGGAACATGACCACCGCGGGACAGATGAGCATGAAACCGGGGAGATCCAGAGACTTGATGGCGGTGCCGAGAATCTCCAGGGGCGGACTCTTGGGTTTCGGTTCGGGGATCgtgttgaagagaagaaatccGCCGACGACAACGCCCAGGGGCAGATTGATGTAAAAGCACCACCGCCAGGACACCTTTGTGGTAAAAGCCCCTCCGATGATGGGGCCCGTCGCCAGGCCCAACTGCCCCATACCCACGTTGAGCCCCATGAAAAGTGCCTGTTTCTTAGTGGGAAGGACAGCCGAAATGGTCGTCACGGCGCCGTTGGCCACACCAGCAGACCCGACACCTGCGATGACGCGGCCGACGATGAACATGGACGACGACTGGGCCGCGCCGCAGAGGGCAGACCCTAGCTCGAAGAGAATAAAGAAGGCAAGAAAGGTCCACTGCGTGATCTAGTTAGAGGGAGTTCGACGGCGCCGGTGTTAACCAACATACCTTAATGGAAAACTGGCTGTAAATCTTGCCGGTCAAAGGCTGGAACGCTGCACTTCCCAGCTGGTAGGCACCGCCATACCAACCGACGTCCACCAACGAGTCGAACTCGGAGGTAATGGCCGGCGTGGCAGTGGAGAGGACGGCAAGGTcgaggaagaataggaaaTAGGCCAGGGTAACCGATGTGAGGATTAGAGTGACGGCCAGCCCTGACGGATACTCGTACTTGGGCTCCGCATCCTCGCTGGAGACACTTTTCTCAGCCATTGCTTGCAAGACCTGGGAACGTGTGATGCTGCTGGTATGATACTGCTTGACTACAGGTTCTAATAAGATATACAAGACTgacattttctttttcaccGCTGTTTATAAAGCTACTCCATGGATAATCCAGGAAACCGGAGTCTGCCCTCCGGAGTCCGCACCGGCAGCATGGATCCTTGGAGGTATTGCTTATAGCGGAGTCTCTCCGAAATCCGGCCTCTCCTCAGAATGAACTGAACGATAGCCCCTATCTTTAAGGACTGTCGGTGTTTGGCGTTGTAGGGCTCCTTTCATTATCTTCGTTTCTGAAATATATTTTCGTTTTGTCCGGCCAATGATGGCCGCAGCCGCTCACCCTGACCTCCAGTGGCTATATCAGTACCTAATGCCAGTCTCCAGAGTATTTAAACCGAAAGAATGAGCATTTTTCTTGTGCATGCAGTGAATTCTCGATAACAACTATATCCTAATATTGATTCGGAGAAGCACACTCTGGGTTCACTAGTGTGTGGATGTTCCTCTTCAGGCATCATCTGAGagaatgagagaaagaagagaaacacCCTGGGTTCGCGTAGGCCCAGTACGCCGGGGACCTTACTGGAGGTGTATACTGGCTGTAGTTTTCTCCAGATATCAGAGTCCTTGTTGGGCTACCGAGTCAACTAAAAGCGAAGCTCACAGAATGGGCTGGTCGCTCCATACCAGACGAGTTGCTCAGCGGCTCCCACACAGGAAATCAGCCGTACCGGGGAAAGGTACGTCGTCACCCATTGGAAGTAAATATTCTCGGTCATGCTCACCTGTTGTAAGATTGATGAAAGATTTGACTGGATCAGTACGGTGTCAACTAACAGACAGCCTACCAGTGTGACTATCAACCCGCTCTCTAGTGCCTACGCCCTGACGCCACTAATGCTCATGTTCGTGGCCAGATACGGACTCCTTACCCAGCATTCGGTATGTTTGGTACTTGATCTTTCCAGTTAAATCTGCTTACATCCCACTTACATTCCTACCCGCTGTGGGTGGGTTACACCATAAACACCTATTCTGAATACTTGGCCTCTTGAAGCTATTCACACTACCTAACACGCTTAAATCTATCATACTTAATGGGTCTGACCTCCTCACGGCCTGTGATCTGCTCGTGGCCCAGAAATCTAATTACCTCTAAGATTATGCGTAAATATGGCGCTCCCTGTCGGGTTCAGCGGAGTCCAACACTCCAACCCTAGTTGGAACCAAACCGCTGGATCTCGAGTCCATATTCTAGATATCAGGACTAAACCTAATCCTTCCTACTTTAGTCTAACTCTCACTATGTGATCCAGTAGTGGCTACATAGGGTCACCAACGAACTGTAGTCAGATTTGCTCAGTTCGGTTTTGAGTTAGATCGATTTGTATGCGGAAGTACTCCAGTTTTCTTTATCTCGTCCATGGCGGGGTAACCGGCTGAGTGCTTACGCACTGCCCACACTCTTACCTGTTACCTGCGCGGCCTGCTACTATCTATCCATGATTTCATGTGTCCATCTTCCTGAACATTCCTTCGTCCTTCCATCAGCCTATGCTACACGTCTAATACGATTCTTTCCCTGCATATCTACCTGTTCTGGCGGCCATGGGAGGATGTCTGTTATAGACGAGTGAGACCTGTCAGCGTTAGCAATGCCTAACAGCTCTTACAACTTCTGCCAGTCCAGCGTCCATGTCTGCTATTCCCTGTGCTCCTGCTCTGCTCGCAGAGACTCAACCGGAAGCCTGTGGATAGATATCTTGTGTAATCCCTGGCAAGGGTCCCTCTGTGAATTGGGACCAGCTGGCGCGCATGGTTGTGACCCGCTTCTTGTAGGATCAGTTAAGACCTACTGCTTCTACAGTACCACCCTCTTATCTaaagaggaggaggcggcTGTTGTTATTGCCAGGGGTATAAGCATCTGCCGCCTCTGCT contains the following coding sequences:
- a CDS encoding zinc-binding alcohol dehydrogenase family protein, yielding MSIKLRSSSAASIVLLVSSIPPMPLSIAMTPKNQAAWIPAKKARPFKVGDAPYTPAGPGQVVVRNTAVAINPFDWVLQFIGPAIASYIKYPFIFGTDVAGEVVEVGPDVERFRVGDRVFGSATAIAKKVNRPAEGGFQLYTVMRQHMLAPTPAHITDEQACVLGLGLLTAAWGLFHPNYLGLDMPQVPAPTGVVGKSGLPRAVIITGGASSVGSNAVQLAVSAGYQVLSTSSPKNFEYVKGLGATQVFDYRSRTLSKDLLAALRGHELVGALTIGRGAVEACTAVMKHHDVRLTRKRIAVAGAIIPAEKLTTFVGKGTYLMGMVGGMIKSNARRRRTGVEAKFILLDGLVDPESIVARIYREFLPLALERHQFVPAPPTHVVGKGLNKIQDALELQRMGVSGKKLVVTL
- a CDS encoding MDR family MFS transporter, with product MSVLYILLEPVVKQYHTSSITRSQVLQAMAEKSVSSEDAEPKYEYPSGLAVTLILTSVTLAYFLFFLDLAVLSTATPAITSEFDSLVDVGWYGGAYQLGSAAFQPLTGKIYSQFSIKWTFLAFFILFELGSALCGAAQSSSMFIVGRVIAGVGSAGVANGAVTTISAVLPTKKQALFMGLNVGMGQLGLATGPIIGGAFTTKVSWRWCFYINLPLGVVVGGFLLFNTIPEPKPKSPPLEILGTAIKSLDLPGFMLICPAVVMFLLGLQFGGNQHPWNSSVVIGLLVGAAVTFGLFLVWEHRRGDKAMVPFAMVKHRVIWSTAMTMFFTLSSVLVADFYIAIYFQAIRDDSPLMSGVHMLPITLGLVLFTVVSGALISILGYYLPFLLAGGAISAVGYGLLSTLSPTTSVAKWIGYQILYGVASGCTTAAPYIAIQNLVSPAQIPQAMAIIIFWQNIGAATSLIAANAIFSNSLRHQLQERVAEIGLAPDAIVAAGVRSIRDLVSGSPLAAVLEAYAKSIDRVMYLGLAVSLAVLVFAPGLGWKDIRKVKDLQVIGSESADGGDQELAETSRVVPAMA